A genome region from Altererythrobacter aquiaggeris includes the following:
- the rplE gene encoding 50S ribosomal protein L5 produces MADKYVARMRKRYDDEIVKAMTEKFGYKNRMEVPSISKVVLNMGVGEASQDKKKVQTAAEEMELIAGQKPVITKAKKSIAQFKLREGMPIGAKVTLRRERMYEFLDRLITIAMPRIRDFRGVNPKSFDGRGNYAMGLKEQIVFPEISYDRIDQVRGMDVIVTTTAKTDDEARELLRLFGFPFPAEVQGEEEKAAA; encoded by the coding sequence ATGGCTGATAAGTATGTAGCCCGTATGCGGAAACGCTATGACGACGAGATCGTCAAAGCGATGACCGAAAAGTTCGGATATAAAAACCGGATGGAAGTCCCCTCGATTTCCAAGGTCGTGCTCAACATGGGCGTCGGCGAAGCCAGCCAGGACAAGAAAAAGGTCCAGACTGCTGCCGAAGAAATGGAACTGATTGCCGGTCAGAAGCCGGTTATCACCAAGGCGAAGAAGTCGATCGCACAGTTCAAGCTGCGCGAAGGCATGCCGATCGGTGCGAAGGTTACCCTTCGCCGCGAGCGGATGTATGAATTCCTCGACCGTCTCATCACAATCGCAATGCCCCGCATTCGAGATTTCCGCGGTGTAAACCCGAAGAGCTTCGACGGACGCGGCAATTACGCGATGGGTCTGAAGGAACAGATCGTGTTCCCCGAGATCAGCTATGACCGGATCGACCAGGTTCGCGGCATGGATGTTATTGTAACCACAACGGCGAAAACTGACGATGAAGCGCGCGAATTGCTGCGCCTGTTCGGTTTCCCGTTCCCCGCAGAAGTGCAGGGCGAAGAAGAAAAGGCGGCGGCGTAA
- the rplF gene encoding 50S ribosomal protein L6, whose product MSRIGKKAVAIPSGVTANIENGTLSVKGPKGTLTMGLAEDIDYKVEGDEIVVKPANDTKRAKSFWGMHRTLVSNLVEGVTDGFTKVLEISGVGYRASTQGKKLKLQLGFSHDVDLDVPEGIEVKTPDQTTIEISGSDKQAVGQFAAEVRRWRKPEPYKGKGIKYRGEYVFRKEGKKK is encoded by the coding sequence ATGAGCCGCATCGGTAAAAAAGCCGTTGCCATTCCCTCTGGCGTAACCGCCAATATCGAGAATGGCACACTCAGCGTGAAGGGCCCCAAGGGTACGCTCACGATGGGTTTGGCAGAAGACATTGATTACAAGGTTGAAGGCGACGAGATCGTCGTCAAGCCGGCTAACGATACCAAGCGTGCGAAATCCTTTTGGGGTATGCACCGCACACTGGTTTCGAACCTGGTCGAAGGCGTAACCGACGGGTTTACCAAGGTGCTCGAAATTTCGGGTGTTGGTTATCGTGCATCGACGCAGGGCAAGAAGCTCAAGCTTCAGCTCGGCTTCAGCCACGATGTCGACCTTGATGTGCCGGAAGGCATCGAAGTAAAGACGCCGGATCAGACCACCATTGAAATCAGCGGATCCGACAAACAGGCCGTTGGCCAGTTTGCCGCCGAAGTCCGTCGCTGGAGAAAGCCTGAGCCTTACAAGGGCAAGGGTATCAAGTACCGCGGCGAATACGTCTTCCGCAAGGAAGGGAAGAAGAAGTAA
- the rpsH gene encoding 30S ribosomal protein S8, protein MSLTDPVGDMLTRIRNGQRAKKDSVLSPASKLRANVLEVLQREGYIRGYAEDDTGAHKALKIELKYFEGEPAIKHVARVSKPGRRVYSGSRELPVIRNGLGITIVSTPKGVLSDAEARSENVGGEVLAEVY, encoded by the coding sequence ATGTCATTGACCGATCCCGTAGGTGATATGCTCACCCGCATCCGCAACGGCCAGCGAGCCAAGAAGGATTCCGTCCTCTCGCCCGCGTCGAAGCTGCGTGCCAACGTGCTGGAAGTACTCCAGCGCGAAGGTTACATCCGCGGCTATGCCGAGGACGATACAGGTGCCCACAAGGCGCTCAAGATCGAACTCAAATATTTCGAGGGTGAGCCTGCTATTAAGCACGTCGCCCGCGTGTCCAAGCCGGGCCGCCGCGTATATTCGGGTAGCCGCGAGCTGCCTGTCATTCGCAACGGCCTTGGCATCACCATCGTCTCGACACCCAAGGGTGTGCTTTCGGACGCCGAAGCGCGCTCCGAAAACGTCGGCGGCGAAGTGCTTGCGGAGGTATACTGA
- the rpsN gene encoding 30S ribosomal protein S14, with translation MAKLSSINKNEKRKLLVKKYAAKYARLKETANDKSLDEGERLIARLQMAELPRNANPTRVRNRCTTTGRPRGYYRKFGLNRIELRNLANKGLIPGVTKSSW, from the coding sequence ATGGCGAAACTGAGTTCGATCAATAAAAACGAGAAGCGCAAGCTGCTCGTGAAAAAGTATGCTGCAAAGTATGCCAGGCTGAAGGAAACGGCGAACGACAAGTCGCTCGACGAGGGCGAACGTTTGATTGCCCGCCTGCAGATGGCTGAATTGCCGCGTAATGCAAATCCCACCCGTGTACGCAACCGCTGCACCACCACCGGCCGCCCGCGCGGCTATTATCGCAAGTTCGGCCTCAACCGGATCGAATTGCGTAATCTCGCCAACAAGGGGCTTATCCCCGGCGTGACGAAGTCGAGCTGGTAA
- the rpsC gene encoding 30S ribosomal protein S3: MGHKSNPIGLRLQINRTWDSRWYAEGRNYAQLLKEDIEIRKHIIDSLPQAAISKVVIERPAKLCRVSIYAARPGVIIGKKGADIEKLRSKLAEMTDSDVKLNIVEIRKPEIDAKLVAQGIADQLIRRIAFRRAMKRAMQSAMRLGAEGIKIQCGGRLGGAEIARVERYHEGRVPLHTLRANVDYAEAEALTAYGIIGIKVWVFKGEILANDPTAQDRLMMEAQTSGVRPAR, translated from the coding sequence ATGGGTCATAAAAGTAATCCGATCGGCCTGCGCCTGCAGATCAACCGCACCTGGGACAGCCGCTGGTACGCTGAAGGGCGGAACTATGCGCAGCTGCTCAAGGAAGACATCGAAATCCGCAAGCACATCATTGATTCGCTGCCGCAGGCCGCGATTTCAAAGGTTGTGATCGAACGTCCGGCCAAGCTGTGCCGCGTGTCGATCTACGCTGCGCGGCCCGGTGTTATCATCGGCAAGAAGGGCGCGGATATCGAAAAGCTGCGCTCCAAACTTGCTGAAATGACGGACAGCGACGTCAAGCTGAACATTGTTGAAATCCGCAAGCCGGAAATTGACGCCAAGCTCGTTGCTCAAGGTATCGCGGATCAGCTGATACGCCGGATCGCCTTCCGCCGCGCGATGAAGCGCGCCATGCAGTCCGCCATGCGGCTGGGTGCCGAAGGCATCAAGATCCAGTGCGGCGGCCGCCTTGGCGGCGCTGAAATCGCCCGCGTTGAACGCTACCACGAGGGCCGCGTGCCGCTTCATACGTTGCGCGCCAATGTGGACTACGCCGAAGCCGAAGCTCTGACTGCCTATGGCATCATCGGCATCAAGGTCTGGGTCTTCAAGGGAGAAATCCTGGCGAATGATCCAACTGCACAAGACAGGCTGATGATGGAAGCACAGACTTCCGGCGTCCGTCCTGCTCGCTGA
- the rplN gene encoding 50S ribosomal protein L14: protein MIQMQSNLEVADNSGAKRVQCIKVLGGSKRRFASVGDVIVVSIKEAAPRAKVKKGDVHRAVIVRTRKDVRRTDGSVIRFDSNAAVLVNKSEEPIGTRIFGPVVRELRGRGFMKIISLAPEVL, encoded by the coding sequence ATGATTCAGATGCAGTCTAACCTCGAAGTCGCTGACAATAGCGGCGCGAAGCGCGTCCAGTGCATCAAGGTACTGGGCGGGTCAAAGCGCCGTTTTGCAAGCGTTGGCGACGTGATCGTTGTTTCCATCAAGGAAGCAGCCCCGCGCGCCAAGGTAAAGAAGGGCGATGTTCACCGCGCTGTGATCGTCCGGACCCGCAAGGATGTCCGCCGCACCGACGGCAGCGTCATCCGTTTCGACAGCAATGCCGCTGTCCTCGTCAACAAGAGCGAAGAGCCGATCGGCACACGTATCTTTGGCCCGGTCGTTCGCGAACTTCGCGGCCGCGGGTTCATGAAGATTATCTCGCTCGCACCGGAGGTGTTGTGA
- the rplR gene encoding 50S ribosomal protein L18 — MAKLSLFERRRRRVRSALRARGGDRPRLSVHRTGRHIYAQIINDGEGRTIAAASTLGVKNSGANVDAAVKVGKDIAAAAKKAGVTTVVFDRGGFLFHGRVKALADAAREGGLEF, encoded by the coding sequence ATGGCAAAGCTTTCTCTATTCGAACGGCGTCGTCGCCGCGTCCGCTCGGCACTGCGTGCCCGTGGTGGTGACCGTCCTCGCCTTTCGGTGCATCGCACCGGCCGGCATATCTATGCCCAGATCATCAATGACGGCGAAGGCCGCACCATTGCTGCTGCTTCCACGCTTGGCGTGAAAAACTCGGGCGCTAATGTTGATGCCGCTGTAAAGGTTGGCAAGGATATCGCCGCCGCCGCCAAAAAGGCCGGCGTCACGACTGTCGTGTTCGATCGCGGCGGTTTCCTTTTCCACGGCCGCGTCAAGGCGCTGGCCGATGCCGCCCGCGAAGGCGGGCTGGAGTTCTGA
- the rpsQ gene encoding 30S ribosomal protein S17: MPKRILVGTVTSDKMNKSVTVKVERKVKHPLYGKIIRRSKNYHAHDEENAHKVGDTVRIEETKPISKTKTWRVLDTLQAGKGVAVDADIEVEAAAGSNT, translated from the coding sequence ATGCCTAAACGTATCCTGGTCGGAACTGTAACCTCCGACAAGATGAACAAGTCCGTGACCGTGAAGGTCGAACGCAAGGTGAAGCACCCGCTTTATGGGAAGATCATCCGGCGTTCGAAGAATTATCACGCTCATGACGAAGAAAACGCTCACAAAGTGGGTGACACCGTCCGGATCGAGGAGACCAAACCGATCTCCAAGACCAAAACCTGGAGGGTGCTCGACACCCTGCAGGCGGGCAAAGGTGTTGCAGTCGATGCCGATATCGAAGTCGAAGCGGCCGCCGGCAGCAACACGTAA
- the rplP gene encoding 50S ribosomal protein L16 yields the protein MLQPKKTKYRKAFKGRIKGNARGGTDLNFGSYGLKAMEPERITSRQIEAARRAITRHIKRQGRLWIRIFPDVPVSKKPAEVRQGKGKGSVEYWAARVKPGRIIFELDGVPGPLAAVAFERAAMKLPIKTKVVARLGDTTHLEG from the coding sequence ATGCTGCAACCGAAAAAAACAAAATACCGGAAGGCTTTCAAAGGCCGGATCAAGGGTAACGCCCGTGGCGGTACGGATTTGAACTTCGGTTCTTATGGCCTCAAGGCCATGGAGCCCGAGCGTATCACATCGCGTCAGATCGAAGCGGCTCGCCGTGCGATCACGCGTCACATCAAGCGTCAGGGACGTTTGTGGATCCGTATTTTCCCCGATGTGCCGGTTTCCAAGAAACCAGCGGAAGTCCGTCAGGGTAAAGGTAAGGGTTCGGTCGAATATTGGGCAGCCAGGGTCAAGCCAGGGCGGATCATTTTCGAACTGGATGGCGTCCCCGGTCCACTCGCAGCGGTCGCATTCGAGCGTGCTGCGATGAAACTTCCGATCAAAACCAAGGTCGTTGCCCGTCTGGGTGACACCACGCATCTGGAGGGTTGA
- the rplV gene encoding 50S ribosomal protein L22: MGKAKSPRRVGENEALAVGTLIRGSAQKLNLVAELIRGKKVEDALNILAFSKKSMARDATKVLASAIANAENNHDLDVDALIVHEASVGKSITMKRFHTRGRGKSTRILKPFSRLRIVVREHEGEEA; the protein is encoded by the coding sequence ATGGGCAAGGCTAAATCCCCCCGCCGTGTTGGCGAGAATGAAGCCCTGGCTGTCGGCACGCTCATCCGCGGGTCGGCCCAGAAGCTTAATCTGGTTGCGGAGTTGATCCGCGGCAAGAAGGTCGAAGATGCGCTGAACATTCTCGCGTTCTCGAAGAAATCGATGGCGCGCGATGCCACCAAGGTTCTTGCAAGTGCGATTGCCAATGCCGAGAACAATCATGATCTCGATGTTGATGCTCTGATCGTTCACGAAGCGAGCGTCGGCAAATCGATCACCATGAAGCGTTTCCACACACGCGGACGCGGTAAATCAACGCGTATACTGAAGCCGTTCAGCCGGCTGCGTATTGTTGTGCGCGAACACGAAGGCGAGGAGGCGTAA
- the rplX gene encoding 50S ribosomal protein L24 produces the protein MGAARIKKGDSVVVLSGKDKGRTGTVSKVSPKDGKVVVEGINIAARHRKPTQANPQGGIDRFEAPMHICKVAVADPKDGKPTRVRFEEHDGKKVRVAVKSGEKIDG, from the coding sequence ATGGGCGCTGCTCGTATCAAGAAGGGCGACAGCGTTGTCGTGCTTTCGGGCAAAGACAAGGGCCGTACCGGCACTGTCTCCAAGGTCTCGCCAAAAGACGGCAAGGTCGTGGTCGAAGGCATCAATATCGCTGCGCGTCACCGCAAACCAACCCAGGCAAATCCGCAAGGCGGCATCGACCGGTTCGAAGCCCCGATGCATATTTGCAAGGTTGCTGTTGCCGATCCCAAGGACGGCAAACCCACCCGCGTCCGCTTTGAAGAGCATGACGGCAAGAAGGTCCGCGTGGCCGTGAAGTCGGGGGAAAAGATCGATGGCTGA
- the rpmC gene encoding 50S ribosomal protein L29 — translation MAKIEDLRTKSDDELTVELSELKREQFNLRFQSATNQLERPARIQEVRRDIARIKTLKNERAASATAKA, via the coding sequence ATGGCCAAGATCGAAGACCTGCGGACCAAGTCCGATGACGAACTGACAGTCGAACTGTCCGAACTGAAGCGCGAGCAATTCAACCTTCGTTTTCAGTCGGCTACCAACCAGTTGGAACGCCCCGCGCGAATCCAGGAAGTTCGCCGCGACATCGCCCGCATCAAAACGCTAAAGAACGAGCGGGCGGCTAGCGCCACCGCCAAGGCTTGA